A genomic region of Vitis vinifera cultivar Pinot Noir 40024 chromosome 7, ASM3070453v1 contains the following coding sequences:
- the LOC100252456 gene encoding protein ACTIVITY OF BC1 COMPLEX KINASE 8, chloroplastic: MASASLPLPNFTFLPPETTPKLRLSLSRFSLSRRITTGASLRGRVRAVQGDGVVVEDRESELLSGGNGAANLNGNGGYGYNGSVEGYTNGASNGSLPKYVNGNGAAAVTVVEEVYEVKTEVDGVEKKTIEEIGQEEAWFKRSGQGQIEVSVAPGGRWNRFKTYSTIQRTLEIWGFVLTFITKAWLNNQKFSYRGGMTEEKKVVRRKALAKWLKESILRLGPTFIKIGQQFSTRVDILAQEYVDQLSELQDQVPPFPSETAISIVEEELGAPVGDIFDQFDYEPIAAASLGQVHRARLKGQEVVVKVQRPGLKDLFDIDLKNLRVIAEYLQKIDPKSDGAKRDWVAIYDECANVLYQEIDYTKEAANAELFASNFKDMDYVKVPTIYWEYTTPQVLTMEYVPGIKINRIQALDQLGVDRKRLGRYAVESYLEQILSHGFFHADPHPGNIAVDDVNGGRLIFYDFGMMGSISSNIREGLLESFYGIYEKDPDKVVQAMIQMGVLVPTGDMTAVRRTAQFFLNSFEERLAAQRKEREMATQELGFKKPLSKEEKIEKKKQRLAAIGEDLLAIAADQPFRFPATFTFVVRAFSVLDGIGKGLDPRFDITEIAKPYALELLKFREAGVEVILKDFRKRWDRQARAFYNLFRQADRVEKLAEIIQRLEKGDLKLRVRALESERAFQRVAAVQKTVGNAVAAGSLINLATILYLNSIRVPAIAAYVFCAFFGFQVLFGIIKVKKLDQRERLITGTA, from the exons ATGGCGAGTGCTTCTCTACCTCTGCCCAATTTCACCTTTCTACCTCCCGAAACCACTCCTAAACTCCggctttctctctctagattttctctctctagaaggATTACGACTGGTGCTAGTCTTCGGGGACGGGTTAGGGCTGTTCAGGGGGATGGCGTGGTGGTAGAGGATAGGGAGAGTGAATTGCTCAGTGGAGGGAATGGTGCTGCTAACTTGAACGGGAATGGCGGTTACGGTTATAATGGGTCGGTTGAGGGGTACACGAACGGTGCGAGTAATGGGAGCTTGCCGAAGTACGTTAATGGGAATGGCGCTGCTGCTGTGACGGTTGTTGAGGAAGTTTATGAGGTGAAGACGGAGGTTGATGGGGTGGAGAAGAAGACGATAGAAGAGATTGGACAAGAGGAGGCGTGGTTTAAGCGAAGTGGGCAAGGACAGAttgaa GTCTCTGTTGCACCTGGGGGCCGATGGAATAGATTCAAGACCTATTCTACCATACAAAGAACTTTGGAAATTTGGGGATTTGTGCTAACATTTATCACAAAGGCTTGGTTGAACAATCAGAAATTCTCTTATCGAG GAGGAATGACAGAGGAAAAGAAAGTTGTAAGGAGAAAAGCCCTAGCCAAGTGGTTAAAGGAAAGCATTTTAAGACTAGGTCCAACATTCATCAAAATTGGCCAACAGTTTTCCACAAGGGTGGACATTCTTGCTCAAGAATATGTTGATCAGTTATCAGAACTTCAG GATCAAGTTCCTCCTTTTCCATCAGAGACTGCTATATCTATTGTTGAGGAAGAGCTTGGAGCTCCTGTGGGTGATATATTTGATCAATTTGACTACGAACCAATAGCTGCTGCTAGTCTTG GCCAGGTCCACCGTGCAAGGTTGAAGGGGCAAGAGGTTGTTGTTAAAGTACAAAGGCCTGGCCTGAAGGATCTCTTTGATATTGATCTGAAAAACCTAAGG gTGATTGCAGAATATCTTCAAAAGATTGACCCAAAGTCTGATGGCGCAAAGAGGGATTGGGTAGCTATTTATGATGAGTGTGCTAATGTTTTATATCAG GAGATTGATTACACCAAGGAAGCTGCTAATGCAGAACTGTTTGCAAGTAACTTCAAAGACATGGATTATGTAAAAGTTCCAACTATATACTGGGAATATACGACACCACAG GTTCTGACAATGGAGTATGTCCCGGGGATCAAAATAAACAGGATACAAGCTTTAGATCAGTTAGGGGTTGATCGCAAAAG GTTGGGTAGATATGCTGTTGAATCTTATTTGGAACAGATACTGTCTCATGGTTTTTTCCATGCTGACCCA CATCCTGGAAATATTGCTGTGGATGATGTGAATGGTGGAAGGCTAATCTTTTATGATTTTGGAATGATGGGAAG TATCAGTTCAAACATCAGGGAAGGTTTGCTGGAATCATTCTATGGAATTTATGAGAAGGATCCGGATAAG GTTGTTCAAGCAATGATCCAAATGGGTGTTCTTGTACCTACTGGAGATATGACAGCTGTCAGGCGAACAGCACAGTTCTTCCTTAATAG TTTTGAAGAGCGTCTTGCAGCACAAAGAAAGGAGAGAGAGATGGCAACACAAGAACTTGGATTTAAAAAGCCAttaagcaaggaggaaaaaatagagaagaagaaacaacgTCTGGCTGCAATTG GGGAAGATTTATTAGCTATTGCAGCAGATCAACCCTTTAGATTTCCTGCTACATTCACCTTTGTTGTAAGAGCATTTTCAG TACTGGATGGCATTGGGAAGGGTCTTGACCCTCGATTTGATATTACTGAGATTGCCAAACC CTATGCATTGGAGTTGCTAAAATTCCGTGAAGCTGGTGTTGAAGTTATCTTAAAG GACTTCAGAAAGAGATGGGACCGGCAGGCCCGTGCATTCTACAACTTATTTAGACAGGCAGATAGAGTTGAAAAGCTTGCTGAGATTATCCAAAGATTG GAGAAAGGTGATTTGAAGCTTCGAGTTCGAGCTTTGGAGTCTGAGAGGGCTTTCCAACGGGTTGCAGCTGTTCAGAAGACAGTGGGAAAT GCAGTAGCTGCAGGGAGCCTAATAAACCTAGCAACAATTTTATATCTCAATTCAATCCGG GTGCCTGCCATTGCAGCATATGTCTTCTGTGCGTTTTTTGGCTTTCAAGTTCTCTTTGGCATTATAAAGGTCAAAAAATTAGACCAAAGAGAAAGGCTGATTACAGGAACTGCATGA